In Colletotrichum higginsianum IMI 349063 chromosome 1, whole genome shotgun sequence, the DNA window CGGTTGCGGTACACCGAGTCGATTTTGCGCACGTCAGTCTTGTCATTTACGATCCATCTTTTCTCCTCGTCAAGGAACTTGGCATAGCTCATGCCGTCGCCGTATATGGTCTTAACATTTGCCTCAAGATGGTTGTTGACAGCTTTCTTCAAGGCTTTGTCATCTTTGGTCGGCACCGACCATGAGTGCATTTCTGGCATCATATGATCCGCCGAAGGGTTGAATGTTGGGTACTTCTCTTTCGGATCAGGAAGGATCGATTCCGCGCTGTAGTACAGCAGGGAACCTGTCAGCACAGCGGCGTCAATCTTTCGCAGCTCTGGCGGTGTGATCGGGCAGTGACCTAGGTTCAGGTACTCCAAGTTCTGATTTGTTGTCACGAGCTCGCATATCGACGGTACGGCAGCACTATCAATATAGTTCCACGCCTGACCAAGGTCAACGGTCGCATACGCCTGGCCAACGTCCAAGAAGCGCATGCCGGGATGTGATTTGACAGCCCGGAAGACGTCAACAGCGCCAGGTGTTGTTAGGCCGGTGGACTGTAGCGACAGCCGAGAAAGTTGGGGAGCCTGGCAGATGCCTGAAGCAAGAGCTTGCGCACCCTCGTCACCCAAGGGGTTGCATGACAGGTAGAGCGAGGTAATGCCACAGGCGGGCGAATCCAGAAAAGCGGCGATGGCCAACGCAGCTTTGGTCGAAATTCCGTTGCCGTTCAGGTAGATGTTGCGGAGGGGCAGTTTCTTACGGCCGGGAACAGCAAGAGAGAACATGGTAAGACAGTGGAACAGCTCTGCGACACCGGCGTCACCGAGCTCGGTCTGGTCGAGATCCAACGTGCGAATATTCTTTGTCTCGGTGATGAGGCGATAGACATCTACAGCGGCTACGGGGCCCAGTGGATTTCGTTTCAGCCAGACGTTTGTCACTGCATCCGATTCGATCAGGGCATCGACGAGGGTCTTGAAgctggcggcgtcgatgcAATTGCCAGCCAGGTACCAAGTTTCCATACGGTCGGGGAGCTTTCGGATGAACCGAGCGATCTCCTGGGCTCCAACCGGGCCAATGATGTTATTGCCCAAAAGGAAGTGCCGGACAAAGGGATTCGGCCGTAAGCTATCCATCAGGTTGCCGATGTGGTCTCGTCCAACAACCATTTTGCATAAATCCATGCGACCGTCCTCGTAGACGACACCTTTGGGAAACTCGGCAGCCTTGATGCCGTAGTAAGGctcgcccttgccgccgtcgagagcAGTACCGGCCGACTTCTCATCAAGCTCGTGGGTGCCACCCTGCCCGAGGTGGTCGAAGAAGGGAGCCAAGTCGGCGATatcggcaacggcgacgggcaTCGGGATGGCTTTCGTGCCAGCTAGGGCGACGGGGAAGCTGGCCGGGTTCCACGGACCCTGAGCAAGGATGCGGGAAGCCCAGACAGGCGCATGCACGCcgggcgccgcgccgccagTCAAGCCGCGGAAGCTGTGGCCGTTCCGTTTGGTGGCGGCAAAGATGTCGTATTTCCGCTGCAGGGCGACCCACGCACGCAGTCTCACCCGCGCAGCTTCGTACCGGATGACGGGTGACACGGCGTTGTCGTGGGTGGCGGGATACAACAGCGTTGCAATGGCCACAGCCAGATGAGATCGCGCAGATTTCCGGCGGGGGAGACCATGCAGCTCATCCGGCAGTCGGAGGACGTCCATGGGCAGAGCAAGTATCTCATCGGCAGTGTAGGCTTTTGAGTGGTTGAAGTCTAGCATCTGCACGTCAAGGAGGTTGAAAGCCTGCCGGCAGAGGGTAGCCAAGCGGACTGCCTCGTCCAAGTCGACTCCGGTGTCGTCACCATGGCTGTCCGCCAAGTTGGTGATACTGGTGGCGGGTGTCTGTGTCAGACTAGAGAGCCGTGGAACAAACCCACCCAATGTCGGTGGCGTTGATGGAAGTGAAATCGTAACGGCGGAGGCCATGTTGATCAGGTTGCTTGATGCGACTGATGTGTCAAGGTATATATTGGCTGAGATATCGATCGAAAGCGAACCACTCTGACGACTTGATGGTTGTTCCTTTTGGACTTGAAAACCCTCTTACGACAGGTGATGGACCGATTATATGATGCTACTTGCTTTCGAAGACGAGCATGGCCGTGGCTCTTTATGGTCGGGCGAGTCAATGTGAGTATCCGATTACCTGTTCTTCGGTTACTTGACAGAGCCTAGGAAACTCTAGTCTCTGGGCTGTTGGCTGTTGGCTGTTGGCCGAGGCGTTGGATGCGCGCCAAGTGTTGAATGTCCAGGCAGCACACGGATGTGGATCGACGTCCATGTCAGttgtcgtccatgtcgtTACAAGGGCGCACTTGTTGACAATGCTCTTGACATGTCCATAACCACGACAAGTCGATGTCAGACTAATGTCAATCAATATCAGGTAGACCTCAAGAGTACATAGGCACCTAACATTAtcctaggtacctaggtatttGTACAAAGAACCGAATcgggcaagaagaagccaCCCGTCGTCAGCAACTCTTTCCTCGCCTTCCATGCATGCTTCGTGGCTCTTTCTTCGTGTCGTGTGGACAGGGAACCGCCCCACCCAGATGAATTGTGTGGCTGGACTCTTGCAGAAGCCACTGTCCGAACCATTACATAATCCTCACCAACATCCACACCCACAACCACAACTCAGCATCCACCCGCACCTCGCTTCAACCTCTCGGGGCTTTTCAGCTGCAGCGCAAGAACAAACGAACCCTGTCCCGCCAACCGTCAAttgccctcctccccccagTCTCCTGCGTGTTGCGTCGCATGACATTCCGCGTCTTTGCATTGCGTCCGTCCCTGTGTGCCTGTCTCCTGTCTCGTCGCCATTAGATTCTGTCTGAGTCTGCCACGACTGACTGCGACATCCAGGAATCTACTGCAATCAATCTGTGTAACACGGCCCGACCACGTCAACGAAATGGCCACCCCGCTACGCTGCCAAACCCCGTCCACCAACCACAATGATTTTGCCGTCTTTCAACACAGCATGCCCCTTGCGGATACCAATCTACCACGGCTCTGattcgccctcgccgcctgtCTTGTCCGTGTCTCTGAAAGTCTCATACGGCCGCGCTTGGACAAGACAACTTGCTTTTCCCTCTT includes these proteins:
- a CDS encoding Leucine rich repeat protein; translation: MASAVTISLPSTPPTLGGFVPRLSSLTQTPATSITNLADSHGDDTGVDLDEAVRLATLCRQAFNLLDVQMLDFNHSKAYTADEILALPMDVLRLPDELHGLPRRKSARSHLAVAIATLLYPATHDNAVSPVIRYEAARVRLRAWVALQRKYDIFAATKRNGHSFRGLTGGAAPGVHAPVWASRILAQGPWNPASFPVALAGTKAIPMPVAVADIADLAPFFDHLGQGGTHELDEKSAGTALDGGKGEPYYGIKAAEFPKGVVYEDGRMDLCKMVVGRDHIGNLMDSLRPNPFVRHFLLGNNIIGPVGAQEIARFIRKLPDRMETWYLAGNCIDAASFKTLVDALIESDAVTNVWLKRNPLGPVAAVDVYRLITETKNIRTLDLDQTELGDAGVAELFHCLTMFSLAVPGRKKLPLRNIYLNGNGISTKAALAIAAFLDSPACGITSLYLSCNPLGDEGAQALASGICQAPQLSRLSLQSTGLTTPGAVDVFRAVKSHPGMRFLDVGQAYATVDLGQAWNYIDSAAVPSICELVTTNQNLEYLNLGHCPITPPELRKIDAAVLTGSLLYYSAESILPDPKEKYPTFNPSADHMMPEMHSWSVPTKDDKALKKAVNNHLEANVKTIYGDGMSYAKFLDEEKRWIVNDKTDVRKIDSVYRNRDAGHARRRLQVLVKDWEENDNTLARVMNAKGPFSTTRKY